One window from the genome of Pseudanabaena yagii GIHE-NHR1 encodes:
- the atpC gene encoding ATP synthase F1 subunit epsilon, translated as MTLTVKVISPDHTILDTVAEEVILPSSTGQLGILTGHAPLISALETGVLRFRKDKAWAAVALTGGFAEVEENEVTVLVRNGELGSEINAEEARQELAKAEQDLANIKPDDKQGKIQAEQHLRTARARVQATTPI; from the coding sequence ATGACCCTAACTGTAAAAGTAATTTCCCCAGATCACACGATTCTGGATACTGTCGCAGAGGAAGTGATTTTACCTAGTTCCACGGGGCAACTTGGTATTTTAACTGGTCACGCTCCTCTAATTTCCGCACTAGAAACAGGCGTATTACGTTTTCGGAAAGATAAAGCTTGGGCAGCCGTCGCTCTTACAGGTGGTTTTGCTGAAGTTGAAGAAAATGAAGTAACCGTTTTGGTGCGTAATGGCGAACTTGGCAGTGAAATCAATGCTGAAGAAGCTCGTCAGGAATTGGCAAAAGCTGAGCAAGATCTGGCAAATATTAAGCCTGATGATAAGCAAGGCAAAATTCAAGCTGAACAACATCTACGTACTGCTCGCGCTAGAGTGCAAGCAACTACACCGATTTAA